From the genome of Methanothrix soehngenii GP6:
ATGCCAGTTTCTGCACTGCTTCCAGCACAAGCACCTGATTTCCAAAATCAAGGTGTGCCGTTGGCTCATCCAGCAAAAGCAAAGTTGGTTCCTGGGCAAGGGCACGGGCTATCAGAACCATCTGGCGCTGCCCGCCGCTGAGACTGCCAAGCGTTCTTTCTGCAAGGTCTCCAATGCCAACCATTTCAAGCGATTCTCTGGCAATTTTCATGTCCTTTGCGCCCGGAGATGCGAATATGGAAATGTGGGGTGTACGGCCCATTACCACAAAATCCAGAACCGTAAAGGGAAAAACCACTTCATTTTGCTGAGGCACGTATCCTATGCGCCGCGCGATTTTTCCTGCCCCCAGGGATGCTGTATTCTCTCCCATGATATGGACCGAACCTGTAGCAGGCTTGAAGATGCCTGCAATGCATTTGATGAGTGTGGATTTTCCTGATCCGTTAGGGCCGAGGATGCACATGACCTCGCCACTTCTCAGGGAAAAGGACACGT
Proteins encoded in this window:
- a CDS encoding ABC transporter ATP-binding protein — encoded protein: MELILEVDSLSYSYGKENVFENVSFSLRSGEVMCILGPNGSGKSTLIKCIAGIFKPATGSVHIMGENTASLGAGKIARRIGYVPQQNEVVFPFTVLDFVVMGRTPHISIFASPGAKDMKIARESLEMVGIGDLAERTLGSLSGGQRQMVLIARALAQEPTLLLLDEPTAHLDFGNQVLVLEAVQKLASSGISIVMNTHMPDHAFLVGSRAAALCNRRLLAVDEVAAVVNSEIMSSVYGVNVAVREIEDIKRKVCVAMLK